Genomic segment of Coregonus clupeaformis isolate EN_2021a unplaced genomic scaffold, ASM2061545v1 scaf1008, whole genome shotgun sequence:
AAGAGATGGCCAAGGAGGAATGTATCTATGAGAACGATGGCTTCAGGCGCAGTAGTGGTGATGAAGGGGCTTCGGCCAAAGGCTGCGGCGGTTCCAACTCCCCAAGGATCTACCACTCCTCGACTGTACCCCGCAAACCCTCAGGGTCTTCACCTCTAGCAGGGGGAAAGCCATTGAAGAAGATCACCCCGGAGCTGAGCCGGAGCCAGTCCCTAGCCAAAGCCGACACCTGCCCCTGGTCGTCCTCAGACGAATCGGGTAGAGGTTCAAGGAAACCCCCAGGCACCAGGACGGTGGAGCAGAGGATAGGCCAGAGCCCCTCCACCAAGCCCAAGCCCTCGGTGAGGCCTAAACCTCTCCTCACCACGAAGTCAGAGCCCCAGTGCCCCGAGAGGATGGACATCACTTCCCTGAGACGCCAGTTGAGGCCCACGGGTCAGCTCCGGCATACCGTCCATGGGCTCAAAGACTCTGAAACGGCTTCCGTCATCTCGTCGGAGGACTCCCATTCTTCCCGCAACAGCACCTCAGACCTCTCCTCCATCTACTCCAAGGGGAGCCGGAGAGATTCGGATCTGGAGGGGTTCAACCTATACCGGACCACAGATGCCTACGACAAGGTCCAGGAGTCAGAGCTGAGCTTCCCAGCTGGGGTGGAGGTGGAAGTACTGGAGAGGCAGGAGAGCGGCTGGTGGTACATCCGTTGGCGGGACGAGGAAGGCTGGGCGCCCACCTTCTACTTGGAGCCCATCCGCCAAGGGAGGGACGGCGGTGGGTCCGAGTCCGACGGGCAGCGCTCTGGGTCGGGCAGCGGCACCGGGAGCAAGTCCAACAGCCTGGAAAAGAATGAGCAGCGTGTGCTGGCGCTCAACGACATCAACCTCCAGGGACTCACCAACCACCACCAGGTACACCACACGCCGGGGGGTCTGAGGTCGAGGAACACTCCCCCAATCCCCTCCAAGCCTCCGGGGGGATTCTCCAAGCCGGCTGTGCTGGTCAACGGAGCCGTGAGAATGAGGAACGGTGGGGTGAGACCGCAGTCCGCCGTCAGACCCCAGTCCGTGTTTGTGTCTGCGCCACAGCCCGCCATGGACAGTCAACACTACATGACGAATTCCCTGAGGCGGAACGAGTCATTGGGCGCCCACAACCAGTACCGTACCGACCAGTACCGCTCCGGTTCCGCTACCCTCGGCGTGCGCCGTAACTCCTCCTTCAACGCAGTGCGTGCGCAGCCCGTCACAGTTGAGACCCGATCGAGACCCTCAGAGCGCTCTATCACCACCAGGGGTTCTTCGGCGGAACGATTTGGCGCTGGCGGCGGGACGGACACCTTGAGCAGGGTTGGGGTTGTTGTGCAGCGTAACGGTATCCCCGTCTCCACAGTCAGGCCCAAGCCTATCGAGAAGAGCCAGCTGATCCATAACAACCTGGGGAGGGAGGTATATGTGTCTATTGCTGACTACCGGGGGGATGATGAGACCATGGGCTTCCCTGAGGGCACCTGCCTGGAGGTTCTAGACAGGAACCCCAATGGGTGGTGGTACTGTCAGGTCCAAGATGCCCTGCACCCCCGCAAGGGCTGGGTCCCCTCCAACTACCTAGAGAGGAAGAAGTAATGgcctaataataataacaatgtcCCCCTTTGATGATGTCACTAAGAATATTGGTGATGACACCACTCCATAAGAATGTTACCCCACAAGAGCTATCACAAGCAATATGCTCCAAATATGTAAATGTTTGATTCTGAAAGACTTTATGTACAAAAATATGTTGTTTTAATCTTATAATGAGAAAGAGACACTTTTATTTCTGGTTTACTAAAATGTACACGTAAAAGACTAAAAGTCCAGAATTTTGCGTGCGATATGGGATGAAACGAGACACTGAAAACGGGGGTTGGCCACCCCCAGTGTTAGAAACACAAAGACGTTTTTGGAACTTTGGAACGATGCGATTTGACACGACACCTTCTAGAAGGGGTTTACATTAGAAAGAGAAGATAGCTGGGTAATGATGGCAAGCCTTATACCTGCCCTTGTGACTATAATGCCAAATAGGTGCCTTTTGTAGATTATCAACTGAATGGGGGTTCGAAGAAGTGGACGGAACACATCAGTGAATCAACGTCATTACCAAATGTATTACAGTGCCATAGGCCTATGAGCATGAATACCACCAAAATTATTTTTGTAACGTTCAAGAGAATCACTTGAGTAGGAATGTTTAGGAGCGTTACCGAGCGAATATGATCAATCTAGAGTGTTGTAGTAGAATGTTCAGAATCAAATAAGAAAAAAacaagagaacaggagagatatcAGTGACTCTCAGTGAGTCACAATTGAGCAAAGTCAAAATGACTAATCCTTTGATTAtattttttagacatttctgtatGTTTTGTTCTTTAATGTCTTTGTGTGTCTTTTTGTCTGTCCTTAGAGATGTATTTCTGCGTTCTTGTGTTATACTCCACCGACAGTCCAGAATTGGAAAGAGTCAAAGTTTAGTCTCTCGGATGTTCCGATCTCTGAAGTTTCACTGACGGAATATCTATGTTGAGGGACACGTAATTGGACGAACTTTGTAGTTTTACCCCACTTCTGGAGTCCCACTTCTTATTCTAAATTTTCAACCAAGCCTACAGAATCTTGCACACAAATAAAGCTGAAACCTGTCAAGCTTGAAATCTAATCAAATTATACTTATTGGGAAATAAATTCCAATTGAAGGTGCTTTTCAGTCCAAAAAAAAAAAGGCCTACCACCAAGATATTAGTTTATACAATAAGTTTTAGTATTGTATGTCTGTAGTAGTCCCAGACAAATATCTTTGTATATATGctttactgtatatacagtatagcaaCCGCAGTTGCAGTTGCACAGAAAATAAGTACTGGAAATATGGCTTAATAATTGTTTTTCAATCCCAGGGATATACTTCCATAGCCTCGAGCCCACAATGTGATCAAACCAAAGAGGAATATCATTTAATTGGCTATTTTGTAGCTTTACTATTTATTTATGGGCACAAATAGCATAATACAGTGTATTCAAAAAAAATGCCTAAAACTAAGTTTAAAAActgaagatttaaaaaaaaaaaaatgttgataACAATATCTGGACTCAGTTGATTTTCTGAATCCAAATTAAAGATAGTTTCAACATGCGGATATTGCTGTGCAGTATTGGTTTATGTGGTATGCAATAGAGTTTATGTTTACTTTCTTGCTTTCAAAGTAGTTTGGTATCTACTGGATTTAGAATAGTACTGCAGGACTATACAGTCATGTCAACATAACCATTTTCTTGTTATTACTACTTACTTATATGTTTTCCCAAACACAATACTGATATTACTTCAAAACGATCCCCAATAGAAAATCTAAATTGAGTACTATTTCAACTGGCTGGTGTTCAAGACTGCTGAAATATTTTTCTATTGAACAGTGTGTGAGCTTCTCAACTGAGGTTAAACACTAACTTTTCATTACATTTTCTGCTGGACAGTATTATAGTATTAAACAAAGTATTGTACCTGCTAGATTGCAGTTATATCTGTTTTAGCCAACCATAGTTGTTTTTTGTTGTTACAGTGTGATAACACATAGACAATAATGAAGATTGAAGTTTCGTTTTTTGTGAATTAATGCACTTTAACACTTGTTTACAGTGCATTAATGTAAAGATGCAGTTGAAATACTCAGCATATTATTtattgatttttaaaaaactatttaatattAGTATTTTTATACCTCAAGTTTTTAAACTCCTGTCTTGTCACAGGAGTTGCCAAATATCTCAGTCATTGGAGGATGCCAAAGCTCCTCACAATATAATAATTGGATACATGGTACTCTCTTGTGGGAGACGAATGCTACCGCAACATACTTTTTTCATGTTGCCCAACAAACCGGCAGTTACAATGCAATACTAAATGCACTGCTGGTCAGTGAAACTACCAACTACACAATGCCTGTACATAATTGAATGTTTTCAAATATTAATGCAGTTAAgagttagttttttttttttttgtagtttACAATTTTTGTAGTTCACTTTTTTGTATTTGGCTATCTTTTTTTTTAACCTTCTAAATGACTTTTTTCACCATGCTGTGTGCTGCAACTAGCAAAATCATGGAAACTTCCTTTCTCCTTATTGCTCTGTACATAATGCCTGATTCAAATCGTATTTATTTTTGAACTAATGTTTATACCTCCCATCTGTGGTTTGACAATCAAATATTTCTCCCCTTCCTCACCAGACTGGACTAGACCTGTCAACCTAGTACAAAAGTCAATAATGTGTGATaaactgtataattttttgaaatttCTACATTCTATTTGGTATGCATTTCAAGCCGTTGCATACAGAGATCTATAGAAGCTGAAGTTAGTTCTGCTTCACAAATGGAGGGTAAAATGCTCTTTATCTCTCCCATCATATCCTATCTAAAGCAATGGAAATCAATAATTAGGCCTATGTCAAGTAAAAATACAGTGGATACAGAACCCCTAGAACCCCTTACCCACCGCCCTCCCTCCCCTTGACGAAGGCATTATGTAAACGTGTTGAATCACCCATAACATTTTGCTTCAGCACATATTAATGCATATTGCTATTGTTTAATAGAGTACAATTTACACGGCTTGTCTGCCTGCGCCTGCAAATTACAAGGGAATTGTAATGTGTCAAGCTCGACTTTTTCATATTTAGAATGATGTATTTTTTGTTTTTCATAATGTTTTCAATGTTCCCGGCAAAATGATCATTGTCATTCTATTTGTTTTTCGTTTTCACCCCATTGTATTTGAACATCATTCAGAAATCTAATAATGAGGAAATGTGCAATAGAAATAGGCatctttaaaaaacatagctaaaGAAAAACATGATCAACATTACCTCCTCTTTCAACATGTCTAAGGATATATGATCAAACAATATATTGTATATCCCTTAATCCATTCAAGCCATCATCGGTCATCTAAACGCCTTTAGGTCATGACTCATTTCAGGTCCACTGCTTTTTTCATATTAGCCTTTTTCAAAAGAGCAACAGTTGCTAATGGCACTAAACATACTCCAATCCCATTGGAGATGCTTACATCCATTGAGCTACAGCACAACATGTTGTGACATGATGGACAGCATTTTTAACCAATTGCTACGTAAGAATCCCTTCTGGTCCCTCCTCCTGGCTAGCGAACTGTGAATGGCACCGGCAGAAGCCAATGACCCGGGTTCCGACCTCGTAAACATCTAGCTGTTCTCTACCACAAATGTCAGAATTGAGGGCCTCTGGATACTTACCAGACTGCCTTCGAGCTGTCATGTTTGTGCTTGAACAAAATGTTTTTGTTCTTGGAGTGTGTCGCTCTCCTCCACTACGCAGATGCCTCCATGACATTTTAACACAAGCCATACCGGCCTCTTCAACCCCCTTGCTATGGTAAAAGAGACATTTTGAACCGACACAGAATGTCAACCGCATAATGTAAACTGGGAGACTGTCAACCGGTAGTCTTGTCGGGAAACAGTGATGTGTACTACAGGGTCATCGCAGTTTAATCCATCCGCTTCCAAACCAATACCTACCGTTACACCAAATATAAGAAACCACTTTTTTTAAGTATCTACATGTCTTCGACCCAAGCCCCATGGGAATTCATTTCAGACATGACCGTGTGCATAATGTTTAGAATCTtctgaggagaaagagagaaaatactACATGGGTTCGGTTTGGTCCTTTGTCCACAGATTACAACAGTGATGTTCTGGAGTTCCACTAAAGCTGGTTAGTTTCCTCTACAGATAATTGTTTTATCACTTATCCCCACATAACAGTTAAGGTGCTTCCCAGCTTTGGAAGGTCTCAGTTCATTTCCTTTCCCCTCCagtagatttgatagggaagacACACACACCGTTGAGTTTTAACTTTGGTGGAGGGTGGTAAAGTCTCACCAACGAGGGAAGCCATTCATGTCAGAGGGAATAGATTAGAGTCTCTACCATATTTGCGAAGTCAGCCAAGTGAGACCATCCCTGCTGACGCTACACTGCCTCGACTCTCTGTCCCCCCTTTTTATTTTAACAAATTGGTGGCCCTTCTCGAGCGTGACGTTCTCTTAAACCTAGTAATCCTAGATAGCACCAGCTGAAATGCCTTTTTTCCTCCCAGCTTTTTTTGTTCTACTCTTCCTTTTCTAGTGCCTCCTTGCTCTCTCTTCTGCCTTTTCCACCATACTTCCGCCatcttctttttatttatttcgcCTCAACCAAAGCTAGTAGTTCCCAGTGCCAAAAGCTAGTCACTTGAAGTAGGAAGAaagaattaattaattaattaaataaattaatatgccatttagcagacgcttttatccaaagcgacttacagtcatgcgtgcatacatttttgtgtatgtgtggtcccggggatcgaacccactaccttggcgttacaagcgccgtgctctaccagctgagctacagaggaccacaaagaaGAGATTGGATATGTTGAGTGTATCTAGTGTATGAGGTTTGGGTCGTCGGAGTATGTGATGTGACAtattgtgtgttggtgtgtttgagAGAGGACATGTGCACTATGATGAGATGGATTTCGTGCAGGTGAAGTCAGGGGAAAGATAGGAGGAGGTCAGGGATGCGGTTGGTTGTGTTTGGGATGCGTCTGAAATCCTGAGATGGATCAGATTGTGGATTGTAGATGACATGCCAAGAACGAGAGAACGAGACAGAGATAGTGAACAAGAGagagtgagaatgagagagagctggagagaataatgagagagcgagagagagagagagagagagagagagagagcgagcgagagagagagaga
This window contains:
- the LOC123486118 gene encoding SH3 and PX domain-containing protein 2A-like — translated: MNLGFQLPKPPEPPTVEAEYYTIAEFQSCISDGISFRGGQKADVIEKNSGGWWYVQIGETEGWAPCSYIDKRKKPNLSRRTSTLTRPKVPPPAPPVKKQDSEETPSPSHSHSISSSSKAPESSSRPAVYEEPEYDVPAVGCEGESDTDSLKEETIHRPLEVKINSVVCEKYRSSPLVCKTSPVIISHRRRSFRTVEEMAKEECIYENDGFRRSSGDEGASAKGCGGSNSPRIYHSSTVPRKPSGSSPLAGGKPLKKITPELSRSQSLAKADTCPWSSSDESGRGSRKPPGTRTVEQRIGQSPSTKPKPSVRPKPLLTTKSEPQCPERMDITSLRRQLRPTGQLRHTVHGLKDSETASVISSEDSHSSRNSTSDLSSIYSKGSRRDSDLEGFNLYRTTDAYDKVQESELSFPAGVEVEVLERQESGWWYIRWRDEEGWAPTFYLEPIRQGRDGGGSESDGQRSGSGSGTGSKSNSLEKNEQRVLALNDINLQGLTNHHQVHHTPGGLRSRNTPPIPSKPPGGFSKPAVLVNGAVRMRNGGVRPQSAVRPQSVFVSAPQPAMDSQHYMTNSLRRNESLGAHNQYRTDQYRSGSATLGVRRNSSFNAVRAQPVTVETRSRPSERSITTRGSSAERFGAGGGTDTLSRVGVVVQRNGIPVSTVRPKPIEKSQLIHNNLGREVYVSIADYRGDDETMGFPEGTCLEVLDRNPNGWWYCQVQDALHPRKGWVPSNYLERKK